One bacterium genomic window carries:
- a CDS encoding alcohol dehydrogenase catalytic domain-containing protein has protein sequence MLAARTVKERTIRMTECPPPVCGPHGVRLAVGYAGICGSDVHVYRGEFAGRVKFPTTQGHEFAGTVLEVGPEVTHFHPGDRVCVDPIISCRRCPACLSGHYNACRSLRLIGIDLDGAFADQVLADEEQCFRVPDNLSDRDAALVEIFSIGMHATTMARVDPGDKVVVLGAGRVGLSVLQNLVLTAAEKVAVVDVAEPKLRLAESLGAALAVNARSTDAVAAINEFTGGLGADRVIECIGEADLNTLGGKPPLAQAVEMVRNAGQITVLGQGPVQYGIPWKLLVWKEATLQCSRVSRGEYPRVIAMLAAGRYRTDPFVSAEFPLEQAAEAFELVDREPPEVVKVMLRVCRA, from the coding sequence ATGTTAGCCGCTCGCACAGTGAAAGAAAGAACGATCCGGATGACCGAATGCCCGCCGCCGGTGTGCGGGCCGCACGGAGTGCGCCTGGCCGTGGGCTACGCCGGTATCTGCGGCAGCGATGTCCATGTCTACCGCGGCGAGTTCGCCGGGCGGGTCAAATTCCCGACCACCCAGGGCCACGAGTTCGCCGGCACGGTGCTGGAGGTGGGGCCCGAGGTGACACATTTCCACCCCGGCGACCGGGTCTGCGTGGACCCGATCATAAGCTGCCGCCGCTGCCCGGCCTGCTTGAGCGGGCACTACAACGCCTGCCGCAGCCTGAGATTGATCGGGATCGACCTGGACGGTGCGTTCGCCGACCAGGTGCTGGCGGATGAGGAGCAGTGTTTCCGTGTGCCGGACAACCTGTCCGACCGGGACGCGGCCCTGGTGGAGATTTTCTCGATCGGCATGCACGCCACCACCATGGCCCGCGTGGACCCGGGCGACAAGGTGGTGGTGCTGGGCGCCGGGCGGGTGGGGCTGTCGGTGCTGCAGAACCTCGTCCTCACCGCGGCTGAGAAGGTGGCCGTGGTGGACGTGGCGGAGCCCAAGCTGCGCCTGGCCGAAAGCCTGGGCGCGGCCCTGGCGGTCAACGCCCGCAGCACGGACGCCGTGGCGGCGATCAATGAATTCACCGGCGGCCTGGGCGCCGACCGGGTGATCGAGTGTATCGGCGAGGCGGACCTGAACACCCTGGGCGGCAAGCCCCCGCTGGCCCAGGCGGTGGAGATGGTGCGCAACGCCGGGCAGATCACAGTGCTGGGCCAGGGCCCGGTGCAGTACGGCATCCCGTGGAAGCTGCTGGTCTGGAAAGAGGCCACGCTCCAGTGCAGCCGGGTCAGCCGGGGCGAATACCCGCGCGTGATTGCCATGCTGGCCGCCGGGCGCTACCGCACCGACCCGTTCGTGAGCGCCGAGTTCCCGCTGGAGCAGGCGGCCGAGGCGTTCGAGCTGGTGGACCGCGAGCCGCCGGAGGTGGTCAAGGTGATGCTGCGGGTGTGCCGGGCCTGA